The following is a genomic window from Mycolicibacterium sp. TY81.
TCCGGGCCGAGGCCCCGCACTCGGCGGCGACCCACGACACCACCAAGCAGTTCGTCTACCGCGCCCACGCGCTGGACAAGGTCGAGATGGTGAGCCGCATCCTGCAGGCCAACGGCCGCGGCGCGACCATGATCTTCACCCGCACCAAGCGCACCGCGCAGAAGGTGTCCGACGAGCTCGCCGAGCGCGGCTTCAAGGTCGGCGCCGTCCACGGTGACCTGGGCCAGATCGCCCGCGAGAAGGCGCTCAAGTCCTTCCGCAACAGCGACATCGACGTCCTGGTCGCGACCGACGTCGCCGCGCGCGGTATCGACATCGACGACATCACGCACGTCATCAACTACCAGATCCCGGAGGACGAGCAGTCCTACGTGCACCGCATCGGCCGTACCGGCCGCGCCGGCAAGACCGGTATCGCCGTGACGCTGGTCGACTGGGACGAGCTGACGCGCTGGGCGCTCATCGACAAGGCCCTGAACCTGGACTGCCCGGACCCGGCCGAGACCTACTCGCGGTCGCCGCACCTGTACGAAGAGCTGGACATCCCCACCGATGTCACGGGCTCGATCGGCGCCTCGCGGGCCAAGCCCGCCAAGAAGTCCTCGGACCCCGAGCTCAAGCGCGAGTCGAGCGCCGACAAGGACCGTCCCGCCCGCAACCGCAGCCGGTCGCGCCGCCGCACCCGCGCCGGTGAGTCGGCCACGGGTCATGTCGAGGCAGCGGGCGCAGTCGAGGGCGACACCGCCGAAGCCGGTGCCCCGGCCGGTGACAGCCCGGCCGAGTCGAGCCACTCGGGCCGCCGCCGCCGGCGTCGTCGTCCGAGCAAGGCCGCCTCGGAGGCCGCGGCCGTCGCAGCACCTGCCGCCGAATAGCCGCAGGCCGCCCGAGCCCTATGGTCAAACCGGAGCGACGTACCAGAGCTGATCTGATCGCCGCCGCGGCCATCGTCGTGGTGGTCGCGGTCGGCGCAGCGCTGATCTGGTGGAACAGCGACGCGCGCGCCACCGTCAGCCGGCCCGCCGACCGTCCCATCCCGGCCTTGCACGCCGCCAAGACGGTGCCGACGACGCTGCGCGAGCTGTGGACCGCGGCCAGCGGCAAGACCACCCAGCCGTCGGTCGTCGGCGGCGTCGTGGTGACCGGCGACGGCGATCAGATGCTGGGCCGCGACCCGGCGACCGGCAACACCCTGTGGAGCTACTCGCGCGCCCGCGAGCTGTGCGGCGTCACCACCGTGTACCAGTACGCGGTGGCGGTGTACCCCGACGGCCGCGGCTGCGGACAGGCCAGCGCCATCGACGCCGGCACCGGACGCCGCGGACCGGCCCGCAGCAGCCTCGCCGATGCCGAGGTGAAGCTGTCCACCGACGGGACGACGATCCTGTCGTACGGCGACAGCCGCCTGGAGCAGTGGCGTTCCGACCTGGTGCGGATGATCAGCTACGGCTACCTCGACGCGGTGGTCAAACCCGGCGTCCCGGCCTCTCCCCTGTGCCGCTTGGTGTCCGCCGCGGCCAGCTCGGCGTCGGTGGCCGTCATGGAGGCCTGCCCCAAGCAGAACGACCTGCGGCTGACACTGCTGAAGGCCGCCAAGGAAGAGGACCAGCCGGACGTCAAGCGGGTATCGCTGCCCGGCGTCAGCGTGGACTCCGACGCACAGGTGATCGCGGTGTCGGACACCAAGGTGGCGGTCTACCTGCCGACGCCGCAGCCGTGCGTGAACGTCATCGACGAGACCGGCAACACCATCGCCAGCACGCTGTTGCCGCATGCCGCGACGCCGGTGACGGCGACGACGCGCGTCGGAGACGTCGTCACCTGGTACACGGGTGACTCGGTGCTGGTCTTCGACAGCAACGGGCTGCGCTACAAGTACACCGTCAGCGCGCAGGGTGGGCAGGCACCGATCGGCCCGGCCACCATGCTGGCGGGGCATCTGCTGGTTCCGGTGACCAGCGGCTACGACACGTTCGACGCGCAGAGCGGCGCCGGTCAGACGCACATCGCGCTGGCGCGGCAACCGGTCAACTCCGCGGTGATCCCGGCCCTGGCCGGTTCGGTGCTGCTGGAGCAGCGCGGCAGCCAGTTGGTGGCGCTGGGTCAGTGACCTGAGGTGTCACACCTCAGGGGTGAAGACCGGCAGGGCCTTGTTCTTCTTCCAGTGCTTGATCAGCGACTGCGCCAGTTCGCGATAGGCGATGGCGCCCTTGTTCTTCCGGCCGGCGAGGACCGACGCACCCGAGGCGCTGGCCTCGGCGAAGCGCACCGTGCGCGGGATCGGCGGGGCGAGCACCACGAGGCTGTAGCGGTCGGCGACGTCGAGCAGGACGTCGCGGCTGTGCGTGGTGCGGGCGTCGTACAGCGTCGGCAGCGCGCCCAGCAGCCGCAGGCCGGGGTTGGTGATCTGCTGCACGTCGTTGACGGTCCGCAGGAACTGGCCGACACCGCGGTGCGCGAGCGTCTCGCACTGCAGGGGCACGACGACGTCGTTGGCGGCGGTCAGGCCGTTGAGGGTCAGCACGCCGAGTGACGGCGGGCAGTCGATGATCACCACGTCGAACTGGTCGGCGATCTTCGCCAGCGCGCGCTTGAGCGCGTACTCCCGGCCGGCCCGCATCAGCAGCATCGCCTCGGCACCGGCCAGGTCGATATTGGCCGGCAGCAGGGTCATGCCCTCGGCGGTCGAGACCAGCGCGACATCGGGTTCCACGTCGCCGAGCAGCACCTCATGCACCGAGACCGGCAGTTTGTCGGGGTCCTGGCCCAGGGAGAAGGTCAGACAGCCCTGCGGATCGAGGTCGACGAGCAGTACGCGCTGCCCTTCCTCGGTCAGCGCTGCACCCAGCGACGCCACTGTCGTCGTTTTTGCGACCCCACCTTTTTGGTTGGCGACCGCAAGTACCCGTGTCACGGTGCCCATCCTGACACGCGGCCAAGTGGCGCCGCTCACCGTGGGGCAGAATCTCGGGCGTGAGTATTGGCGTCGACCCGGCAGGCGAACTGCTGACACACCGGCTCATCCTGCTCCGGCACGGCCAGACCGAATGGTCGCGCAGCGGCCGGCACACCGGACGCACCGACCTCGATCTGACCGAGGAAGGCCTGCAGCAGGCCCGCAGCGCCGCCTCGGCGCTGGCCGAACTGAAGCTCGACAACCCCTTGGTGATCAGCAGTCCGCGCCGGCGGGCCGTGGTCACCGCCGAACTCGCCGGGCTGGACGTCGCCGAGACCACCGAACTGCTGGCCGAGTGGGACTACGGCGACTACGAAGGCCTGACCACACCGCAGATTCGGGAGCAGGTGCCCGACTGGCTGGTGTGGACGCACGGCTGCCCCGGCGGCGAGAGCCTGGCCGACGTCAGTGCCCGCGCCGACCGCGCCGTCGCGCTGGCCCTTGAGCACATGGCGACGCGCGACGTGGTGTTCGTCGGGCATGGGCACTTCTCGCGGGCCGTGATGACCCGCTGGATGGAGCTCCCGATCACCGACGGCATCCGGATCTCCATGGCGGCCGCGTCGATCTCGGTGTGCGGCTTCGAACACGGCGTGCGCCAGTTGGTCGCGCTGGGTCTCACCGGCCACCCCAACCCGTGCCTGCCCGAGTGACCCCGGTTTTCGTGCTGGCAGGTCCCGATGGGGTCATGCTGGCGGACGGGCCGGCGCAGGCGTACCCGAATCTGGACGACGCGCGGCGCGCACTGGCCGCCGACGACGTGCCGATCCTGGTGGGCGCCTTGCCTTTTGACCTCGACTCCCCCGCCGCGTTGATGGCGCCGGCCGCCGTCACGTACGCCGACGCGCTGCCGTTCAGAGCTGACCGGCTGCCGGCGGTCCGCATCGCGGCCAGCCTGCCGTCGCCCGACGAACACCGGGCCCGGGTGGCCGCCGCGGTACGGGCCCTGCGCGACCCGGCGGCAGGCCTGCACAAGGTGGTGCTGGCGCGCGCGCTGGAGCTCGTCGCCGACGACGCCCTGGACCCGTACGTGGTGCTCAGCCGTCTGGCCGACGACCGCAGCGCCACAGCGTTTTTCACCGATCTCAGCGCGGCCGGCGCGCCGTACTCCGGCACCGCGCTGCTCGGCGCGAGCCCCGAACTGCTGGTGGCCCGCCGCGGCGATGTGGTGACGTGCAAACCGTTCGCGGGCTCGGCGCCGCGGTCCGCCGACCCCGAGACGGACGCCGCCAACGGCGCCGCGCTGGCGGCCTCGGCCAAGAACCGGCACGAGCACCAGCTGGTCGTCGACATCATGCGTGCGGCGCTCGAACCGCTGTGCAGAGAGCTCGACATCGCCGCCGAGCCGCAGGTGAGCGCCACCGCGGCCGTCTGGCACCTGAGCACGCCGATCGTCGGGCGGCTGCGCGAAACCTCCACCACCGCACTGGATTTGGCCATCGCACTGCATCCGACGCCAGCTGTCGGCGGGGTGCCCACCGCGGCGGCGGCACGGCTGATCAACGAACTCGAAGGCGACCGCGGGTTCTATGCCGGTGCGGTCGGCTGGTGCGACAGCGCCGGCGACGGCCGGTGGGTGGTGTCGATCCGGTGCGGGCAGCTGTCCGCCGACCGGTTGTCCATCGACGCCCGCGCCGGCGGCGGTATCGTCGCCGAATCCGATCCCGATGACGAAGTCACCGAGACCACAACGAAATTCAGGACGATGCTGACCGCACTGGGGGTAGCGCAATGATGGGACACCACAAATGACGACGATCATCCGCCCGGTCCGGCCCGGCGACGAAGTCGAGATCACAGCGATGATCCACGAATTGGCCGAGTTCGAGAAGGCCGCCGACCAGTGCACCGTGACCGAGGCGCAGATCCGGACGGCGCTGTTCGGCGGCGCCGACTCGGGCCAGGCCGCCGTTTCGGGTCATTTCGTCGAGGTCGACGGCCGGCCGGCCGCGTTCGCGCTGTGGTTCCTGAACTTCTCGACGTGGGACGGCGTCTCCGGCATCTACCTCGAAGACCTGTTCGTGCGCCCCGACTTCCGGCGCCGCGGCCTGGCCCGCAAGCTCCTGTCGACGCTGGCGCAGGAATGCGTCGAGCGCGGCTACACGCGGCTGCAATGGGCGGTGCTGAACTGGAACGTGAATGCCATCGCCCTGTACGACGAGGTCGGCGGCAAACCGCAGTCCGAGTGGACGACGTACCGGGTGTCCGGGCCCGAGCTGACGGCCCTGGCCCAGGGCTGATCCGGCCACCGCTGACGTCCGGCGCAAATTTCTTCCCCAATTCCCTTCTGCACGTGGGCCTCGGCTGCCACCATCGGTGTTGATCCGCGGCCCGACCGATGAGGCCGGGCCGGCGAAGGGACGGCAATGCGATTTCAGCGTCGCCAGCTGCTGTCCAGGGTGAGCATCCAGTCGAAGCTCGTGGTGATGCTGGTGCTGTGCACCATCATCGCGGCGACCGTCGTCGGCGTCATCGGGTTCCGGGCCGGCCGCGCCTCGCTGCGGGACTCGGTCCTGAACCGGCTCACCGAACTTCGGCAATCGCAGTCCCGTGAGCTCAAGGACCAGCTGTCCGACCTGAAGAACTCGATGATCATCTACGCGCGCGGCGCCCACACCCAGGGCGCGTTGGCAGAGTTCACCGCGGGGTTCGACGCGCTCGCGGACAGGCCCGTCAGCCCGGCACAGTCACAGGCGATCACCGACTACTACACCAACACCTTCCTCAAGGAGGTGCAGCAGTCCAGCGGCGCCAAGCTGAACGTCGATCAACTGCTGCCGCGGGACAACGCCCAGCGGTATCTGCAGGCGAACTACACCGCCATGCGCAAGGACGACGACACCGCGGTCAAGGTCGACGACGCCCACGACGGCAGCACCTGGTCCGCGGCGAACGCCCGCTATCAGGACTTCTTCCGGCAGATCGTCACCCGGTTCGAATTCCAGGACGCGCTGCTGCTCGACAACCGTGGCAACGTGGTCTACACCGCGTACAAGGACGTCGACCTCGGCACCAACATCCTGACCGGGCCCTACAGCGGCTCCAAACTCCGTGGCGCATACGAGAAAGCGATGTCCGCCAACGCCGTCGACTACGTCGGCATCACCGATTTCGAGGTGTACCAGCCGGCGGAGAACGTGCCCACGGCGTGGATGATCACGCCGATCGTCACCGCCGGGCGCGCGATGGGCGCGCTCGCCCTGCAGTTCCCGGTCACCAAGATCAACCGGCTGATGACGTTCGACCAGCGCTGGAAGGAATCCGGCCTGGGCAACACCGGCGAAGTCTTCCTGGTCGGCCCCGACGACCTGATGCGCTCGGATTCCCGGATGTTCCTGCAGGATCGGCAGACCTACAAGAACGACGTCGTCGCGGCCGGCACCCCGGCCGACGTCGCCGACCGCGCCATCCAGTTGGGCGGCACCACCCTGGTGCAACCGGTGCCACCGACCACCAACAAGCAGGCCCTGCGGGGTGAGTCCGGAACCCGGCTGGCCACCGACTATCTCGGCCACGAGGTGCTGCTGGCCTACGCCCCCATCACGATTCCCGACGCCGAGCTGCACTGGACCATCATCGGCAAGATCGACACCGCGGAGGCGTTCCAGCGGGAGACCGCATTCACCAGGACCATCGTGTTGACGACCGTCGGCATCATCTTCGTCGTGTGCATCGCCGCGATGTTCCTGGCGCAGCTCTTCGTTCGGCCCATCCGGCGGCTGGAGGCCGGCGCGCAACGGATCAGCGCCGGCGACTACAACATCAACGTGCCCGTCGAGACACGCGACGAGATCGGCGAGCTGACAGAGGCTTTCAACGAGATGAGCCGGAGCCTGACGGTCAAGGAGGAGCTGCTCGTCGCGCAGCGCAAGGAGAACGCCAAGCTCTTGACGCTGTTGATGCCCGAACCGGTCGTCGAGCGCTACCAGCAGGGCGAGGAGATCGTCCCGGAGGAGCACCAGAACGTCACGGTGATCTTCACCGAGGTCATCGGGCTGGATCGACTGCAGGCCCAGTTGACGTCGCAGGGGTCGCTCGCCGTCGTCACCGAGCTCGAACGCCAATTCGACGCGGCCGCAGACAGTCTCGGCATCGAACGCGTCCGCGCGATCCGGAACGGCTACCTGGGCAGCTGCGGCCTCAACACCCCGAGGCTCGACAACGTCCGGCGGACCGTCGACTTCGCCCTGGAATGCCAGCGCATCATCGACCGGTTCAACAGCGAGACGGGTAACCACCTGGGCCTGCGTGCCGGCATCGACACCGGCACCGTCAGCAGTGGCCTCGGCGGCGAGTACTCCGTGGTCTACGACATGTGGGGCGCCGCGGTCAACGTCGCCTACCAGGTCAAGAGCGGTTCACCGCAACCCGGAATCGACGTCACCGACCGGGTTTATCAGGCGCTGCAGGCCACCATGACGTTCACGTCGGTCGGCACCATGTCCGTCGACGGGCAGGACGAGCCGATCTGGCGACTGGTGGTGCCGGAATGATCGCTGACGTGTTCACCTCGGCCTGGTTCTACTGGGCCGTGGGCATCGCGATCGGGCTGCCGATCGGGCTCGTCGTGCTCACCGAATGGCAGCACGCGCTGCGCCGCAGGCACAGCTTCCTGGTGCGGCCGGTGACCGTGCTGCGCAATTACCTGCTGCCCCTGGGCGCACTGCTGCTGCTGTTGACCGAGGCCCGGCAGGTACCGGCCGCAGCCACCTCGGTCCGCACCGTCGCAACGCTTTTCGCGTTCGTCGTGCTGATCCTGCTGCTGTCCGGCGTCAACGCCACCCTGTTCCAGGGGGCACCCGCGGGGACCTGGCGCAAGCGCGTCCCGACGATCTTCGTCGACGTCGCCCGGTTCGTCCTCATCGCGGTCGGCCTGGCGGTGATCTTCTCCTACATCTGGGGAGCGAACGTCCGCGGCCTGTTCACCGCACTGGGTATCACCTCGATCGTCATCGGCCTGACACTGCAGAATTCGGTGGGCCAGATCATCTCGGGCCTGTTGATGTTGTTCGAGCAGCCGTTTCAGATCGGCGACTGGCTGGACACGGCCGCCGCACGCGGCCGGGTGGTCGAAGTCAATTGGCGTGCCGTGCATCTGGAAACCGGCGCCGGAACCCAGATCACCCCGAACTCGGTGCTGGCGGGGGCGTCGTTCACCAATCTGAGCCGGCCGGCCGACGCGCACTCGATCACCGTGACAACGATCTTCTCCCTCGACGATCCGCCGAACCAGGTGTGCGCGTTACTCACTCGCCTGGCAGCAGACCTGCCGATGCGGCGCCCTGACGGCACCGTGTCGGCAACCCCCGCAGGCGGACTCGAATATCAGACCACCATCCCGCTGCACTCCCCCGCCGACGACGGAGAGACGAAAAAGCTCTTCCTGCAATGGGTCTGGTATGCATCACGGCGGGCCGGTCTGCACCTGGACGAAGCCGACGACGACTTCTCCACATCCGAACGGCTGGCCGAGGCCGTCGCCGAAGTCGTCGCACCGACCCTGCGGCTCAGTGCCGACCAACAACACGAACTGCTGAGTGCGGCGAATCTGGAACGCTACGGCATCGGCGAACTGGTCCAGCGCGTCGGTGAGGTACCCGACCGCATGACGTTCATCCTCTCCGGACGTGTTCAGCTGACTGCCGGCGGTGACGATGGAGCCGAGACCCTGATCGGAATCCTCGAGAACGGCAGCTATCTGGGTCAGAGCACATTGACCCGGCAGCCGGTCATCGGCAATGCCCACGCCCTCGACGAAGTCACCGTGGTGCACGTGGAACGCGACCACATCGAGACCGTGGTGCAGCGAAATCCGGTGCTACTACAGGAATTCGGCCGGATCATCGAAGACCGCCGGGCCCACGCCCGGCGTCTGCTGAGTGCCGACTGAAACCGTCACTCCCGCTTCGAGATCCACTCCACCGTGGACGGGCTGAACAACAACCCCAGCGTGACGATGGCGACGAGCGCAACCACGATGGCGTACTGCAGCTGGCCGGATTGGAAGACGTACCAGGCGACGCCGAGCAGCAGCAGGTTGGCGAACACCCCGATACCGCGGCCCCAGCGCCGCCCGGTGATCAGTGCCCAGCCGCCGGCGAGCACCGCCCCGCCGACGCACACCAGCCAGATCGCGTTGCCGTAACCGCTGACGATGTGCTGGTCTGCGCCGGCCAGCCCGCGCACCACGTACACCACGGCGCCGATCAGGCCGAGCGCACCTTCGGCCGCCACCAGGAACCCGGCCCGGCGCACGGCCGGCGGATGGATCGCCGGATCACTCACTGCGACAACCGATCTGCCAGGTACCGCACCGCCAGCTCGTAGCCTATGGGCCCGGCGCCGGCGATCACCGTCTCGGCCACCGCCGACACGTAGGAGTGATGCCGGAAGGCCTCGCGCTTGTGGATGTTGCTCAAATGCACTTCGGCGACCGGCAATTCGGCCGCGGTGAGAGCGTCAGCGATGGCCACCGAGGTGTGGCTGTACGCGGCGGGGTTGATCACGATGCCGACGCAGTCGGTGCGCGCCGCCTGGATCGCGTCGACCAGTTCACCTTCGTGGTTGCTCTGCACCGCGCGCACGGAGAAGCCCAGTTGCGCCGCGAGGTCGGTGACGGCCTGCTCGATCTGCGCCAACGTGGTCGAGCCGTAGATTTCCGGCTGGCGAGTGCCCAACAGGTTCAGGTTGGGCCCGTTGACGAGGAGCAGGCGGCGATCGGTCACCCACTCACGGTACCGGCTGCGAACAGGCAGAATTGTCCGGTGCCGACCAACAATCCACCGTGTCGCTGCGATACCGGGGCCGTGTATGCCGCCTGCTGCGGCCCGCTGCACCGCGGCGAGCGTTCCGCTGCCACCGCAGTGGCGCTGATGCGTTCGCGGTTCACCGCGTTCGCCCTCGGTGATGTCGACTACCTGCTGGCGACCTGGCATCCGGACACCCGACCGGCAGACCTCGACCTCGATGACGCCGTCACATGGCGCCGGCTGCAGATCGTCGACACCGAGGCCGGCGGCACGGACGACCCGACCGGCGTCGTGCAGTTCCGCGCGCAGTACGTGCGCGACGGCAGCCGGCACATCCTGCACGAGCGCAGCCGATTCGCCCGCGGCAGCGATGGCCGCTGGCTGTACGTCGACGGCGACTTCGTGGACTAGCCGCCGGCGACCGAGTTGCCGACGGTCGCGGCGCGGATAGGCTCGTCACCCGTGCGTGCCGTGCTGATCGTGAATCCGAACGCAACCTCGACGACCCCGGCAGGCCGGGACCTCCTTGCCCACGCGCTGGAGAGCCGCGTCGACCTCACCGTCGCGCATACCGACCACCGTGGCCATGCCATCGAGATCGGGCACCAGGCCGCCGCTGACGGCACCGACGTGGTGATCGTGCACGGCGGCGACGGCACCGTGAACGAGGTGGTCAACGGCATCCTCGGGCACGCGAACGGCGTGCCGGGCGCCTCCAACACCGCCGTCGGCGTGGTGCCCGGCGGCTCGGCGAACGTGTTCGCCCGGGCCCTCGGCATCAGCCCCGATCCACTGGAGGCGACGAACCAGCTCGTCGACCTGCTCAGCGATTACCGCCGGGGCGTGCCCTGGCGCCGCATCGGGCTGATGGACTGCGGGGACCGCTGGTCGGTGTTCACCGCCGGTATGGGCGTCGACGGTGAGGTCGTGGCGGCCGTCGAGGCGCAGCGGGCCAAGGGCCGCAAGGTGACCGCGTCGCGGTACATCCGGGTGGCGATCCGCGAGGCCGTCGGCAGCGCCCGCAAGCCCCCGCGGTTGACGCTGCACCTGCCGGACCGCGAGCCGGTCACCGGTGTGCACTTCGCGTTCGTGTCGAATGCCAGCCCGTGGACCTACGCCAACAGCCGGCCGGTCTGGACCAACCCCACAACGACGTTCGAAACGGGCCTGGGCGTGTTCGCGACCACGAGCATGGGCATCTGGGCCAACCTGCGATTGCTACGACGGATGCTGTCGCGTACGCCACAGATCGAAGGCTCGCACCTGATCCGCGATGACGACCTGCCGTGGCTGCGCGTGACAAGTGACACACCTATCGCGTGCCAAATTGACGGAGATTTCGTTGGCCTGCGCGAAAGCATGACGTTCACGTCGGTGCCGGCGGCTCTCAATGTGGTCGCGCCCCCAGCAAAAACACAGTGACCAGCGATCTTGGTAACACTTTGCAAAATTTAGGGCGCAGGTGGGCCCAGTGTAGTACAACTGGTTCAGGGGCCTGCCAACGCGGGTCCGCAGTGACATTGCCCACGAGTTAACGCGCCGCTATTGACATCTGTCCAGCCTGTGAAAACATCAGATGCAACAGTGCAGAAACATTTCGTGTGCACCCGTTAACAGCCGAAGTGAAAAAACATTGCGCGCTTTGCTGCGCGCCCAGTGAGGAGTGTTGACCATGGATTGGCGCCACAAGGCGGTCTGTCGCGACGAGGATCCGGAACTGTTCTTCCCCGTGGGAAACAGCGGCCCGGCCATCGCTCAGATCGCTGACGCGAAGCTCGTGTGCAACCGCTGCCCGGTGACCACCGAGTGCCTGAGCTGGGCACTCGAGTCCGGCCAGGATGCGGGTGTCTGGGGCGGCATGAGCGAAGACGAGCGTCGCGCGCTGAAGCGTCGCAACGCCCGTACCAAGGCCCGCACCAGCGTCTAGCCACGGCATTCGAAAAATGACCCCGGCGACGAGCCGGGGTCATTTTTTGCGCCGAGCGGCGCCGCGAACGTGCCGTCAGATCGCGGATCTGTCGAAAATCGCGATCTGTGTGCACGCTCACGGTGGGTGACCCAGACGCGAAATAGCTTGCGCTGCTGGGTTATTGCGGTGTACCTACTGAGCGAGCCGCTGTACCTACTGCGCGGCTCGGCCCCTGCACCTACTGCGCGGCTCGGCCGCGGCGACCGATGGGCACCCGCAGCACCACATCCGTGCCACCACCCGGCGCCGCATTCATGCTCAGCGTCCCGTCGAGAACCGACGACACCTGCGTCTGCACGATCTGCAGCCCCAGCCGGTCCGAGTTCTCGAGGGTGAAGCCGTCGGGCAACCCGTGGCCGTCGTCGTGCACGACGACGTCGAGCCAGCGCGCCGACCGGTCCGACTTGATGGTCACGCTGCCCTGCTCGGTACTCGGATCAAAAGCGTGCTCGATGGCGTTCTGCACCAACTCGGTGATGACCATGATCAGCGCGTGCGCACGGTCGGCGTCCAGGACACCCAGATCGCCCTCCCGCCGCACCCGGATGGGGGCGCCCAGCGAGGCCAGGTCGTTCATCATCGGCAGGATGCGGTCGATCACCTCATCGAGGTTCACTTCCTCGTCCACCGACAGCGACAGGGCGTCGTGCACCAGCGCGATCGATGACACGCGGCGCACCGAATCCAGCAGCGCCTCGCGCGCCTCG
Proteins encoded in this region:
- a CDS encoding adenylate/guanylate cyclase domain-containing protein, coding for MRFQRRQLLSRVSIQSKLVVMLVLCTIIAATVVGVIGFRAGRASLRDSVLNRLTELRQSQSRELKDQLSDLKNSMIIYARGAHTQGALAEFTAGFDALADRPVSPAQSQAITDYYTNTFLKEVQQSSGAKLNVDQLLPRDNAQRYLQANYTAMRKDDDTAVKVDDAHDGSTWSAANARYQDFFRQIVTRFEFQDALLLDNRGNVVYTAYKDVDLGTNILTGPYSGSKLRGAYEKAMSANAVDYVGITDFEVYQPAENVPTAWMITPIVTAGRAMGALALQFPVTKINRLMTFDQRWKESGLGNTGEVFLVGPDDLMRSDSRMFLQDRQTYKNDVVAAGTPADVADRAIQLGGTTLVQPVPPTTNKQALRGESGTRLATDYLGHEVLLAYAPITIPDAELHWTIIGKIDTAEAFQRETAFTRTIVLTTVGIIFVVCIAAMFLAQLFVRPIRRLEAGAQRISAGDYNINVPVETRDEIGELTEAFNEMSRSLTVKEELLVAQRKENAKLLTLLMPEPVVERYQQGEEIVPEEHQNVTVIFTEVIGLDRLQAQLTSQGSLAVVTELERQFDAAADSLGIERVRAIRNGYLGSCGLNTPRLDNVRRTVDFALECQRIIDRFNSETGNHLGLRAGIDTGTVSSGLGGEYSVVYDMWGAAVNVAYQVKSGSPQPGIDVTDRVYQALQATMTFTSVGTMSVDGQDEPIWRLVVPE
- a CDS encoding ParA family protein — encoded protein: MGTVTRVLAVANQKGGVAKTTTVASLGAALTEEGQRVLLVDLDPQGCLTFSLGQDPDKLPVSVHEVLLGDVEPDVALVSTAEGMTLLPANIDLAGAEAMLLMRAGREYALKRALAKIADQFDVVIIDCPPSLGVLTLNGLTAANDVVVPLQCETLAHRGVGQFLRTVNDVQQITNPGLRLLGALPTLYDARTTHSRDVLLDVADRYSLVVLAPPIPRTVRFAEASASGASVLAGRKNKGAIAYRELAQSLIKHWKKNKALPVFTPEV
- a CDS encoding PQQ-binding-like beta-propeller repeat protein, whose product is MVKPERRTRADLIAAAAIVVVVAVGAALIWWNSDARATVSRPADRPIPALHAAKTVPTTLRELWTAASGKTTQPSVVGGVVVTGDGDQMLGRDPATGNTLWSYSRARELCGVTTVYQYAVAVYPDGRGCGQASAIDAGTGRRGPARSSLADAEVKLSTDGTTILSYGDSRLEQWRSDLVRMISYGYLDAVVKPGVPASPLCRLVSAAASSASVAVMEACPKQNDLRLTLLKAAKEEDQPDVKRVSLPGVSVDSDAQVIAVSDTKVAVYLPTPQPCVNVIDETGNTIASTLLPHAATPVTATTRVGDVVTWYTGDSVLVFDSNGLRYKYTVSAQGGQAPIGPATMLAGHLLVPVTSGYDTFDAQSGAGQTHIALARQPVNSAVIPALAGSVLLEQRGSQLVALGQ
- a CDS encoding DEAD/DEAH box helicase; the protein is MTALTAKTTEEKTFADLGVRDEIVQALAEDGKAHPFAIQELTLPLALAGDDLIGQARTGMGKTLAFGVPLLHRVASDASLPLTGTPRALVVVPTRELCIQVHGDLTMASKHLKAGENGERKLRVEAIYGGRPYEPQIEALQQGVDVIVGTPGRLLDLAQQGHLQLGGLSVLVLDEADEMLDLGFLPDIERILRLTPDSRQAMLFSATMPDPIITLARTFMNQPTHIRAEAPHSAATHDTTKQFVYRAHALDKVEMVSRILQANGRGATMIFTRTKRTAQKVSDELAERGFKVGAVHGDLGQIAREKALKSFRNSDIDVLVATDVAARGIDIDDITHVINYQIPEDEQSYVHRIGRTGRAGKTGIAVTLVDWDELTRWALIDKALNLDCPDPAETYSRSPHLYEELDIPTDVTGSIGASRAKPAKKSSDPELKRESSADKDRPARNRSRSRRRTRAGESATGHVEAAGAVEGDTAEAGAPAGDSPAESSHSGRRRRRRRPSKAASEAAAVAAPAAE
- a CDS encoding isochorismate synthase MenF gives rise to the protein MLADGPAQAYPNLDDARRALAADDVPILVGALPFDLDSPAALMAPAAVTYADALPFRADRLPAVRIAASLPSPDEHRARVAAAVRALRDPAAGLHKVVLARALELVADDALDPYVVLSRLADDRSATAFFTDLSAAGAPYSGTALLGASPELLVARRGDVVTCKPFAGSAPRSADPETDAANGAALAASAKNRHEHQLVVDIMRAALEPLCRELDIAAEPQVSATAAVWHLSTPIVGRLRETSTTALDLAIALHPTPAVGGVPTAAAARLINELEGDRGFYAGAVGWCDSAGDGRWVVSIRCGQLSADRLSIDARAGGGIVAESDPDDEVTETTTKFRTMLTALGVAQ
- a CDS encoding GNAT family N-acetyltransferase translates to MTTIIRPVRPGDEVEITAMIHELAEFEKAADQCTVTEAQIRTALFGGADSGQAAVSGHFVEVDGRPAAFALWFLNFSTWDGVSGIYLEDLFVRPDFRRRGLARKLLSTLAQECVERGYTRLQWAVLNWNVNAIALYDEVGGKPQSEWTTYRVSGPELTALAQG
- a CDS encoding mechanosensitive ion channel family protein, with protein sequence MADVFTSAWFYWAVGIAIGLPIGLVVLTEWQHALRRRHSFLVRPVTVLRNYLLPLGALLLLLTEARQVPAAATSVRTVATLFAFVVLILLLSGVNATLFQGAPAGTWRKRVPTIFVDVARFVLIAVGLAVIFSYIWGANVRGLFTALGITSIVIGLTLQNSVGQIISGLLMLFEQPFQIGDWLDTAAARGRVVEVNWRAVHLETGAGTQITPNSVLAGASFTNLSRPADAHSITVTTIFSLDDPPNQVCALLTRLAADLPMRRPDGTVSATPAGGLEYQTTIPLHSPADDGETKKLFLQWVWYASRRAGLHLDEADDDFSTSERLAEAVAEVVAPTLRLSADQQHELLSAANLERYGIGELVQRVGEVPDRMTFILSGRVQLTAGGDDGAETLIGILENGSYLGQSTLTRQPVIGNAHALDEVTVVHVERDHIETVVQRNPVLLQEFGRIIEDRRAHARRLLSAD
- a CDS encoding acid phosphatase is translated as MSIGVDPAGELLTHRLILLRHGQTEWSRSGRHTGRTDLDLTEEGLQQARSAASALAELKLDNPLVISSPRRRAVVTAELAGLDVAETTELLAEWDYGDYEGLTTPQIREQVPDWLVWTHGCPGGESLADVSARADRAVALALEHMATRDVVFVGHGHFSRAVMTRWMELPITDGIRISMAAASISVCGFEHGVRQLVALGLTGHPNPCLPE